A stretch of Endomicrobiales bacterium DNA encodes these proteins:
- the typA gene encoding translational GTPase TypA, producing MDMSKIRNIAIIAHVDHGKTTLVDQLFRQSGLFRENQVVSERMMDSMDQERERGITIMAKNGSFKYGDYWINIIDTPGHADFGGQVECVLKMADGVLLLVDAAEGPMPQTYFVLKKALNLHLPIIVVVNKIDRPNARKEWVVDQVFDLMGKLDAPDHILDFPIIYASARDGYALDKEGDKNSGMKPLFEKIIKRIPPPSGKPDETFAMLVSLLQFSSFLGRLAVGKISSGSVKINQDICVTRDGKSLTKARITKIYQFVGNELEQIEEAHAGQVVALAGIEHVTMGETVTDPNAPCVITGPRIDPPTITMNFLPNDSPFSGRSGKFVTSRHIRERLQREMLSDVALDVEDLTDEVGCKVSGRGELHLSVLIEKMRREGYELQVTMPRVIMSEINGKMCEPFEELTIDVAEDVMGSVIENLGPRKGMMLDMRQEYGMVRLIYKIPTRGLLGFRAEFMTLTKGMGTISSIFLKYDEFAGEITKRQNGVLIAMDAGTTASYGLFNLQSRGYLFLGHAEQVYGGQIIGANNREGDLVVNPCKGKKLTNMRAAGSDDALTLTPPVQMSLEKCLAFISDDELVEVVPDAIRLRKKILDENARKKAR from the coding sequence ATGGATATGTCTAAAATTAGAAACATTGCAATTATCGCCCATGTTGACCATGGCAAAACAACATTGGTTGACCAATTATTTCGGCAAAGCGGATTGTTTCGCGAAAATCAGGTGGTTTCAGAGCGAATGATGGACTCTATGGATCAAGAGCGCGAAAGAGGCATTACCATAATGGCAAAAAACGGCTCATTTAAATATGGCGATTACTGGATAAACATAATTGATACGCCGGGCCATGCCGATTTTGGCGGTCAGGTTGAGTGCGTTTTAAAAATGGCCGACGGTGTTTTGTTGCTTGTTGATGCCGCCGAGGGCCCAATGCCGCAAACATATTTTGTGCTAAAAAAAGCTTTGAATTTGCACTTGCCAATAATTGTTGTTGTAAACAAAATAGATAGGCCCAATGCTCGCAAGGAATGGGTTGTTGACCAGGTTTTTGACCTGATGGGGAAACTTGATGCCCCAGACCATATCTTAGATTTTCCTATTATTTATGCCTCTGCTCGTGACGGCTATGCCCTTGATAAGGAAGGCGATAAAAACAGTGGTATGAAACCGCTATTTGAAAAGATTATTAAGCGCATACCGCCTCCAAGCGGCAAGCCAGATGAAACATTTGCAATGCTTGTAAGCTTACTGCAGTTTAGTTCATTTCTAGGAAGGCTTGCTGTTGGTAAAATATCAAGCGGCAGTGTTAAAATAAATCAGGATATTTGTGTTACGCGCGACGGCAAAAGCTTAACAAAGGCACGAATAACAAAAATATATCAATTTGTTGGCAATGAGCTTGAGCAAATTGAAGAAGCGCACGCAGGGCAAGTTGTTGCACTTGCCGGTATTGAGCATGTAACAATGGGCGAAACAGTAACCGACCCCAATGCCCCGTGTGTAATTACAGGCCCAAGAATTGACCCGCCAACAATTACAATGAATTTTTTGCCGAATGATTCGCCATTTTCTGGCAGGTCGGGCAAATTTGTTACATCACGCCACATAAGGGAGCGCCTTCAAAGAGAAATGCTTTCTGATGTCGCGCTTGATGTGGAAGATTTAACCGATGAAGTTGGGTGTAAGGTTTCTGGCAGAGGAGAACTTCACCTTAGTGTACTTATTGAAAAAATGCGCAGAGAAGGTTACGAATTACAAGTAACAATGCCTCGGGTAATTATGAGTGAGATAAACGGTAAAATGTGCGAACCATTTGAAGAGTTGACCATTGATGTGGCTGAAGATGTTATGGGGTCTGTAATTGAAAACCTTGGGCCTCGCAAGGGTATGATGCTTGATATGCGCCAAGAGTACGGGATGGTGCGTTTAATATATAAAATACCAACTCGAGGCCTTTTGGGTTTTAGAGCGGAGTTTATGACACTTACAAAAGGTATGGGCACAATAAGTTCAATATTTCTCAAATACGATGAGTTCGCCGGCGAAATTACAAAACGCCAAAACGGTGTGCTTATTGCAATGGATGCTGGTACAACGGCAAGCTATGGCCTGTTTAATTTACAAAGCCGAGGTTATTTGTTTCTTGGACATGCTGAGCAAGTTTATGGTGGACAAATTATTGGCGCAAACAATAGAGAAGGTGATTTGGTTGTAAACCCCTGCAAAGGCAAAAAACTTACCAATATGCGTGCAGCCGGTTCCGATGATGCCTTAACGCTTACACCTCCTGTACAGATGAGTTTGGAAAAATGCCTTGCTTTTATTTCTGATGATGAGCTTGTTGAGGTTGTGCCTGATGCTATTAGGTTGCGCAAAAAAATATTAGATGAAAACGCGAGAAAAAAAGCCAGATAA
- the nspC gene encoding carboxynorspermidine decarboxylase, producing MKIETPYYLIDERKLLNNLKKIALVKKLSGAKVVLALKCFSTWSVFGLMKKYMDGTTSSSLYEARLGYEKFGKETHAYCVGFSSQDISNVKKFADKIIFNSISQLKMFAKKNSGKNIGLRLNPGISYSHFDLADPARKHSRLGVIDKNAVLKVLGQINGVMFHFNCENDNFKSFSKMLDYLGKKYEYVLKKVEWVSLGGGIYFTKDGYPIEKFAKKLKDFSTRFGVQVYLEPGESAITRSSELVAKVVDVVYNKINVAILDASTEAHMLDLLIYSTPAKIETGKSGRYKYMVAGRSCLAGDVFGTYNFSKKLEVGDVVRISDAAGYTMVKKNWFNGLQMPSIVVKRLSGKTELVRKFDYNDFLSNLS from the coding sequence ATGAAAATTGAAACGCCATATTATTTGATTGACGAGCGTAAATTATTAAACAATCTTAAAAAAATTGCGCTTGTAAAAAAGCTCTCTGGTGCAAAAGTTGTGCTTGCGCTTAAGTGTTTTTCAACATGGTCTGTTTTTGGTTTGATGAAAAAATATATGGACGGTACAACAAGCAGTTCTTTGTATGAGGCACGGCTTGGCTATGAAAAATTTGGTAAAGAAACGCATGCCTACTGCGTTGGTTTTTCTAGTCAGGATATTTCTAATGTTAAAAAATTTGCCGATAAAATAATTTTTAATTCAATAAGCCAGTTAAAAATGTTTGCCAAAAAAAATAGTGGTAAAAATATTGGCCTGCGCTTGAATCCGGGCATAAGTTATTCGCATTTTGACCTTGCAGACCCCGCAAGAAAGCACTCGCGCTTGGGTGTTATTGATAAAAATGCCGTTTTAAAAGTTTTAGGGCAAATAAACGGTGTTATGTTTCACTTTAACTGTGAAAACGATAACTTTAAAAGCTTTTCTAAAATGCTTGATTACTTGGGCAAAAAATATGAATACGTGTTAAAAAAAGTTGAGTGGGTAAGTTTAGGCGGTGGAATTTACTTTACAAAAGACGGTTACCCTATAGAAAAATTTGCAAAAAAGTTAAAAGATTTTAGCACGCGTTTTGGTGTGCAGGTATATTTAGAGCCAGGCGAGAGCGCAATTACCCGCTCAAGCGAACTTGTAGCAAAGGTTGTAGATGTTGTTTATAACAAGATAAATGTGGCAATTCTTGATGCTTCAACCGAAGCGCATATGCTTGACCTTTTAATATACTCAACACCTGCAAAAATAGAAACAGGCAAGAGCGGACGATATAAATATATGGTTGCGGGCAGGTCGTGCCTTGCAGGCGATGTGTTTGGCACTTACAATTTTTCTAAAAAGTTAGAAGTTGGCGATGTTGTGCGCATTAGCGACGCAGCCGGTTATACAATGGTTAAAAAGAATTGGTTTAACGGTTTGCAAATGCCATCTATTGTAGTTAAGCGTTTAAGTGGGAAAACTGAGCTTGTAAGAAAGTTTGATTACAATGATTTTTTGAGTAATTTATCATAA